A genome region from Triticum aestivum cultivar Chinese Spring chromosome 2B, IWGSC CS RefSeq v2.1, whole genome shotgun sequence includes the following:
- the LOC123045574 gene encoding photosystem II D2 protein-like gives MTIALGRIPKEENDLFDTMDDWLRRDRFFFVGWSGLLLFPCAYFALGGWFTGTTFVTSWYTHGLASSYLEGCNFLTAAVSTPANSLAHSLLLLWGPEAQGDFTRWCQLGGLWTFVALHGAFALIGFMLRQFELARSVQLRPYNAISFSGPIAVFVSVFLIYPLGQSGWFFAPSFGVAAIFRFILFFQGFHNWTLNPFHMMGVAGVLGAALLCAIHGATVENTLFEDGDGANTFRAFNPTQAEETYSMVTANRFWSQIFGVAFSNKRWLHFFMLFVPVTGLWMSAIGVVGLALNLRAYDFVSQEIHAAEDPEFETFYTKNIILNKGIRAWMAAQDQPHENLIFPEEVLPRGNAL, from the coding sequence ATGACTATAGCCCTTGGTAGAATTCCTAAAGAAGAAAATGATCTATTTGATACTATGGATGACTGGTTACGAAGGGACCGTTTCTTTTTTGTAGGATGGTCTGGCCTATTGCTCTTTCCTTGTGCTTATTTCGCTTTAGGGGGTTGGTTTACAGGGACAACTTTTGTAACTTCTTGGTATACCCATGGATTGGCTAGTTCCTATTTGGAAGGTTGTAATTTCTTAACCGCAGCAGTTTCTACCCCTGCCAATAGTTTAGCACACTCTTTGTTGCTACTATGGGGGCCCGAAGCACAAGGAGATTTTACTCGTTGGTGTCAATTAGGTGGTCTATGGACTTTTGTAGCTCTCCACGGGGCTTTTGCACTAATAGGTTTCATGTTACGCCAATTTGAACTTGCTCGGTCTGTTCAATTGCGGCCTTATAATGCAATCTCATTCTCTGGTCCAATTGCTGTTTTTGTTTCTGTATTCCTTATTTATCCATTGGGGCAATCTGGTTGGTTCTTTGCGCCGAGTTTTGGCGTAGCAGCGATATTTCGATTCATCCTTTTCTTCCAAGGATTTCATAATTGGACGTTGAACCCATTTCATATGATGGGAGTTGCCGGAGTATTAGGTGCGGCTCTGCTATGTGCTATTCATGGAGCGACCGTAGAAAACACTCTATTTGAGGACGGTGATGGTGCAAATACCTTCCGTGCTTTTAACCCAACTCAAGCTGAAGAAACTTATTCAATGGTCACTGCTAACCGCTTTTGGTCCCAAATCTTTGGTGTTGCTTTTTCCAATAAACGTTGGTTACATTTCTTTATGCTATTTGTACCCGTCACTGGTTTATGGATGAGTGCTATTGGCGTAGTTGGCTTGGCTCTGAACTTACGTGCCTATGACTTTGTTTCCCAGGAAATCCATGCAGCGGAAGATCCTGAATTTGAGACTTTctacaccaaaaatattattttaaacaAGGGTATTCGTGCGTGGATGGCAGCTCAGGATCAGCCTCATGAAAATCTTATATTCCCTGAGGAGGTTCTACCACGTGGAAACGCTCTTTAA
- the LOC123039261 gene encoding NAD(P)H-quinone oxidoreductase subunit 2 A, chloroplastic, producing the protein MDSVLYIREEEKEARNPLFDSDSPTPVVAFLSVTSKVAASASATRILDIPFYFSSNEWHLLLEILAILSMILGNLLAITQTSMKRMLAYSSIGQIGYVIIGIIVGDSNDGYASMITYMLFYISMNLGTFACIVLFGLRTGTDNIRDYAGLYTKDPFLALSLALCLLSLGGLPPLAGFFGKLYLFWCGWQAGLYFLVSIGLLTSVLSIYYYLKIIKLLMTGRNQEITPYVRNYRRSPLRSNNSIELSMTVCVIASTIPGISMNPILAIAQDTLF; encoded by the exons ATGGATTCGGTCTTATACATACGCGAGGAAg AGAAAGAAGCGAGGAATCCTCTTTTCGACTCTGACTCCCCTACTCCAGTCGTTGCTTTTCTTTCTGTTACTTCGAAAGTAGCTGCTTCAGCTTCAGCCACGCGAATTCTcgatattcctttttatttctcatcAAACGAATGGCATCTTCTTCTGGAAATCCTAGCTATTCTTAGCATGATTTTGGGGAATCTCCTTGCTATtactcaaacaagcatgaaacGTATGCTTGCATATTCGTCCATAGGGCAAATCGGATATGTAATTATTGGAATAATTGTTGGAGACTCAAATGATGGATATGCAAGCATGATaacttatatgctgttctatatctCCATGAATCTAGGAACTTTTGCTTGCATTGTATTATTTGGTCTACGTACCGGAACTGATAACATTCGAGATTATGCAGGATTATACACGAAAGATCCTTTTTTGGCTCTCTCTTTAGCCCTATGTCTCTTATCCCTAGGAGGCCTTCCTCCACTAGCAGGTTTCTTCGGAAAACTCTATCTATTCTGGTGTGGATGGCAAGCAGGCCTATATTTCTTGGTTTCAATAGGACTCCTTACGAGCGTTCTTTCTATCTACTATTATCTAAAAATAATCAAGTTATTAATGACTGGACGAAACCAAGAAATAACCCCTTATGTGCGAAATTATAGAAGATCCCCTTTAAGATCAAACAATTCCATCGAATTGAGTATGACTGTATGTGTGATAGCATCTACTATACCAGGAATATCAATGAACCCCATTCTTGCAATTGCTCAGGATACCCTCTTTTAG
- the LOC123045575 gene encoding NAD(P)H-quinone oxidoreductase subunit 2 B, chloroplastic-like, which yields MIWHVQNENFILDSTRIFMKAFHLLLFNGSFIFPECILIFGLILLLMIDSTSDQKDRPWFYFISSTSLVISITALLFRWREEPIISFSGNFQTNNFNEIFQFLILLCSTLCIPLSVEYIECTEMAITEFLLFVLTATLGGMFLCGANDLITIFVAPECFSLCSYLLSGYTKRDLRSNEATMKYLLMGGASSSILVHGFSWLYGSSGGEIELQEIVNGLINTQMYNSPGISIALISITVGLGFKLSPAPFHQWTPDVYEGVWFVRQIPTSISISEVFGFCKTP from the coding sequence ATGATCTGGCATGTACAGAATGAAAACTTCATTCTCGATTCTACGAGAATTTTTATGAAAGCGTTTCATTTGCTTCTCTTCAATGGAAGTTTCATTTTCCCAGAATGTATCCTAATTTTTGGCCTAATTCTTCTTCTGATGATCGATTCAACCTCTGATCAAAAAGATAGACCTTGGTTCTATTTCATCTCTTCAACAAGTTTAGTAATAAGCATAACGGCCCTATTGTTCCGATGGAGAGAAGAACCTATAATTAGCTTTTCGGGAAATTTCCAAACGAACAATTTCAACGAAATCTTTCAATTTCTCATTTTATTATGTTCAACTTTATGTATTCCTCTATCCgtagagtacattgaatgtacagaAATGGCTATAACAGAGTTTCTGTTATTCGTATTAACAGCTACTCTAGGGGGAATGTTTTTATGTGGTGCTAACGATTTAATAACTATCTTTGTAGCTCCAGAATGTTTCAGTTTATGTTCCTACCTATTGTCTGGATATACCAAGAGAGATCTACGGTCTAATGAGGCTACTATGAAATATTTACTCATGGGTGGGGCAAGCTCTTCTATTCTGGTTCATGGTTTCTCTTGGCTATATGGTTCATCTGGGGGGGAGATCGAGCTTCAAGAAATTGTGAACGGTCTTATCAATACACAAATGTATAACTCCCCAGGAATTTCAATTGCGCTTATATCCATCACTGTAGGACTTGGGTTTAAGCTTTCCCCAGCCCCTTTTCATCAATGGACTCCTGACGTCTACGAAGGAGTGTGGTTCGTTCGACAAATTCCTACCTCTATATCTATCTCTGAGGTGTTTGGGTTTTGCAAAACTCCATAG
- the LOC123045577 gene encoding 30S ribosomal protein S7, chloroplastic — MSRRGTAEKRTAKSDPIFRNRLVNMVVNRIMKDGKKSLAYQILYRAVKKIQQKTETNPLLVLRQAIRRVTPNIGVKTRRNKKGSTRKVPIEIGSKQGRALAIRWLLEASQKRPGRNMAFKLSSELVDAAKGSGGAIRKKEATHRMAEANRALAHFR; from the coding sequence ATGTCACGTCGAGGTACTGCAGAAAAAAGAACTGCAAAATCCGATCCAATTTTTCGTAATCGATTAGTTAACATGGTGGTTAACCGTATTATGAAAGACGGAAAAAAATCATTGGCTTATCAAATTCTCTATCGAGCCGTGAAAAAGATTCAACAAAAGACAGAAACAAATCCACTATTGGTTTTACGTCAAGCaatacgtagagtaactcccaatatAGGAGTAAAAACAAGACGTAATAAAAAAGGATCGACGCGGAAAGTTCCGATTGAAATAGGATCtaaacaaggaagagcacttgcCATTCGTTGGTTATTAGAAGCATCCCAAAAGCGTCCGGGTCGAAATATGGCTTTCAAATTAAGTTCCGAATTAGTAGATGCTGCCAAAGGGAGTGGGGGTGCCATACGCAAAAAGGAAGCGACTCATAGAATGGCAGAGGCAAATAGAGCTCTTGCACATTTTCGTTAA